Proteins from a genomic interval of Colletes latitarsis isolate SP2378_abdomen chromosome 3, iyColLati1, whole genome shotgun sequence:
- the Root gene encoding ciliary rootlet coiled-coil, rootletin isoform X2 — protein MSRPLSKGIPQLSTRGQMERRRPPFLRGHSKTKETDKSTGSKMDSSRSTVSGRGECTGEEDLSPDVLVRQNFELRHRLEEEAANYKRRLDTYRQAQQHQAALVSRLQAKVLQYKQRCSELENQMAESVIYDSSKIVSSVPPATSALDAAHHTLREIREEQIHDLDTALKKLADERKRCDKLLQLNTVLKDQLEESHQTNEAVTNDLQKLSNDWDVLREELAIKEEEWREEEQAFNEYYTSEHNRLLNLWRDVVSVKRLFAEIKSTTERDLLKMKNNIISTFNDVSSACSNTGFAMKMNAAVQPMISQQAQQAQEQVTTDLKVELTALKQQYDVAQNEIRVKEDRINQLIRDVHTLEERCGEAEAEVHRNVRIQDEVEILQSALRDIAHAVIQDAEARDNESTQAPPHLHLSPSGPIPQRSPKRGTRSNTTPAFAESTISAVQAALHKYQLTIHELQVKLQTNKEQLVTSRKQCENAEESIKTLEKKAEELITELDAARSQCTQLTQEKDMLQKSLDTVRLEKNVLDKSRVEINSMMENLNSDYEKLQKTNNKLQKLCDNLEDEKLYLQSELTRVSKEAELRELNLRSEESRCSKMREELLTLREELNKAYLAKDMLDQQKLETDGLISQIEKSKGDLELELERLLLDKSDVQEVLMKLETVCSNHEQEKQRLQEELKKVTEDKNKLASQCADQQNDLGSLRKELLQAEQSRLDLESEKVTLNEKVKFLEIEKEKIEIELAQVTRERGDLSNQLSVLARKKETLNEELMRIRQRLEQANEMNGRINRNLEDLVKDNEEKQVLLETNEKEVQRLQEQLASMRSEKETLEGVLFDTQTNLENMHVKKTYLEKEQKELLVKQESLKGQVERLTKELENSEKHAQEMKQTLTQQSGDQEAEFHHIISNIKKHSEDNIKKLNEEKEYIKVNLEKRLQQSLLQLGGEKDNEINQLQQRIDEMQQHIENLCQQHEEVLLRAENDKQQALLMAHHDQQALMEKLEGVLREMQEEKSNVERVKREAASRAEQERNNTNQLRDELNRLKTKLDEAKLKADEEKIKLDLKIEELGKERESAQRESEELQVQLHMTEDRVDSLQNQLHETVRKLKDVENLNETLRKELVDVRRQLADSTYEKEKYNNSNKELREHVKRIESEKREQSRILEESYQKIADAERSRLQSQLRDVEREMLQLQKQLRFTQDELQKSHQNNQQAQSDEKELQARLTNETEERERLQLQLHQVKKQLVDADNSLEVTRQELGRLRSRSDEEDERWRTREQELLVRLEDCRCRERKLEDQKHNLEVCLADASQQIQELKARLGGSEGRVRALDAQLSQLEIAKKEVEQKLSSVGSTLRRIAGIQMDGSVNMPFKLMSPSRRWSPARVQDHTDSNRDVIFEVDPEVVRKGVRSLMQQVAQIERERDDYKTELSNLKKQLTETEEIQSKSDTQINMLLTNIRILQDERKSLEVKLSQKQSGYEMQLNALQQKTEECEQLSEKVANLELMMSSSSEEKSQFEEKLEKLKHVLNRTENDKRNLQEELNRSESRATKLELQRMSLEGDLQRLQMMFQEKETHIRKLQERNETQSRTMASLEERCASLKSTIEQVNLALEKSSNTETELKNDNNSLQRHVMELTTSLQTANEKAKQLQKQVTNTENERRILSERVESLQQSLSDLKRTNQTLTDQIARLQNELANNEVQRCTLESQLRVVSYPQEQTTNKDEELLRQLQTAQRERSEMRGKVDALSDKMKLLETDKRNLERQLSLLKSTSVRSKSYERPEKAHAELLGTSFDMDHYEQENRELRLKVRRLETQLAEKEAELIRVKSSYAHTHSIYDFSRDRTGEIERFRAAQLQAEKLLEAREQSHRQQVLRLENQIQLLREQLNQEIKRRQLYVLRSSRAGREMQQLRQVLGDSLRTVAQDPSLDAVLLEHEARKLDSTLTSTTSLPPSLALPSPPSYDRSSTPAQLK, from the exons CCCTTATCCAAAGGTATTCCACAATTATCGACGAGAGGACAAATGGAAAGGCGGCGACCACCGTTTCTCAGAGGCCATAGCAAAACGAAAGAG ACGGACAAAAGTACAGGTAGTAAAATGGATTCTTCACGGAGCACGGTCAGTGGTAGGGGGGAATGCACAGGTGAAGAAGATCTATCACCAGATGTATTGGTGAGACAAAATTTTGAGCTACGTCATCGTCTTGAAGAGGAAGCAGCCAATTATAAAAGACGGTTGGACACATATCGACAAGCACAACAGCATCAGGCTGCTTTGGTTTCCCGTTTGCAAGCCAAA GTTTTACAATACAAGCAAAGATGCTCAGAACTTGAAAATCAAATGGCAGAGTCTGTTATATATGATTCTAGTAAAATTGTAAGTTCTGTGCCTCCAGCAACCTCTGCTTTAGATGCAGCACACCATACATTGAGGGAGATACGTGAAGAACAAATCCATGACTTGGATACTGCTTTAAAAAAACTTGCTGATGAGCGCAAGAG GTGTGATAAACTGTTACAATTAAATACAGTATTGAAAGATCAGTTAGAAGAATCACATCAAACTAATGAAGCAGTCACCAATGACCTGCAAAAGTTAAGTAATGACTGGGATGTCTTAAGGGAAGAATTGGCTATCAAAGAAGAAGAATGGAGGGAAGAGGAACAAGCATTCAATGAATATTATACTTCAGAGCACAATAGATTATTAAATCTCTGGCGCGATGTTGTGTCTGTAAAACGATTATTTGCGGAAATAAAATCTACTACAGAGAGAGATTTATTAAAGATGAAGAACAACATCATTTCCACCTTTAACGACGTTTCATCGGCTTGTAGCAATACAGGATTTGCTATGAAAATGAATGCAGCTGTACAACCAATG ATATCACAGCAAGCTCAACAAGCACAAGAACAAGTTACAACCGATTTGAAAGTGGAATTAACTGCGCTTAAACAACAGTATGATGTGGCTCAGAACGAGATTCGAGTAAAAGAAGATAGAATTAATCAACTTATCCGTGATGTTCATACTCTG GAAGAAAGATGTGGGGAGGCAGAAGCAGAAGTGCATCGCAATGTACGTATACAAGACGAAGTTGAAATTTTACAGTCCGCATTGAGAGACATAGCACACGCTGTAATCCAAGATGCAGAAGCACGCGATAACGAAAGTACACAAGCACCTCCTCATCTTCACTTATCTCCTAGTGGACCAATCCCTCAAAGATCACCAAAAAGAGGTACAAGAAGCAACACTACTCCAGCCTTTGCTGAGAGTACAATCAGTGCTGTACAAGCAGCTCTACATAAATATCAATTGACTATTCACGAGCTTCAG GTAAAATTACAAACTAACAAAGAGCAATTAGTTACGAGTCGTAAACAGTGCGAAAATGCCGAAGAGAGTATTaaaactttggagaaaaaagcaGAGGAATTGATCACTGAATTAGATGCTGCTCGATCTCAGTGCACGCAACTGACTCAAGAAAAAGATATGCTACAGAAAAGTCTGGATACTGTAAGATTGGAAAAAAATGTACTTGACAAAAGTAGAGTGGAGATTAATAGTATG ATGGAAAACTTAAACAGTGATTATGAAAAGCTTCAGAAAACTAATAACAAATTGCAAAAGCTTTGTGATAATTTGGAAGATGAGAAACTGTATCTCCAGAGTGAGCTCACTAGAGTGTCCAAAGAAGCAGAATTAAG GGAACTAAATCTCCGTTCAGAAGAAAGTAGATGCAGTAAAATGAGGGAAGAATTATTAACTTTACGAGAAGAATTAAATAAAGCGTATCTTGCAAAAGATATGTTAGATCAACAAAAGCTGGAAACAGATGGATTAATTTCGCAAATTGAAAAAAGCAAAG GTGACTTGGAACTTGAATTAGAACGCCTACTGTTGGATAAATCTGACGTGCAAGAAGTTTTAATGAAGTTAGAAACAGTTTGTAGTAACCACGAGCAAGAAAAACAGCGATTGCAGGAAGAATTGAAAAAGGTAACAGAAGATAAAAATAAGTTGGCAAGTCAATGTGCAGATCAACAGAATGATTTGGGCTCACTGAGAAAAGAGCTGCTTCAAGCGGAACAAAGTAGACTCGATTTGGAATCAGAAAAGGTTACTTTGAACGAGAAAGTAAAATTTTTGGAAATTGAGAAGGAGAAGATCGAAATAGAATTGGCACAAGTTACTCGTGAACGTGGAGATTTGAGCAATCAATTATCAGTTTTAGCGCGAAAAAAAGAAACGTTAAATGAAGAACTAAtgagaattagacaaagattaGAACAGGCTAACGAGATGAATGGTAGGATCAATCGAAATTTGGAAGATCTTGTGAAAGACAATGAAGAGAAACAG GTACTTCTGGAAACAAATGAGAAAGAAGTTCAACGATTACAAGAGCAACTCGCATCTATGCGCAGTGAAAAAGAAACTTTAGAAGGTGTTTTATTTGATACTCAAACTAACTTGGAAAATATGCATGTGAAAAAAACGTATTTGGAAAAAGAGCAAAAAGAATTGTTAGTAAAGCAGGAGAGCTTAAAAGGGCAAGTAGAAAGACTGACGAAGGAATTAGAAAATAGCGAGAAGCATGCACAAGAAATGAAACAAACTTTGACGCAACAAAGCGGCGATCAAGAAGCTGAATTTCATCACATTATTTCTAATATAAAAAAGCATAGTGAAGAtaatatcaaaaaattgaacgaGGAAAAG GAGTACATAAAGGTAAACTTGGAAAAGCGGCTTCAGCAGTCTTTGTTGCAACTTGGCGGAGAAAAAGACAATGAGataaatcagttgcagcaaagaataGATGAAATGCAACAACATATAGAAAATTTATGCCAACAACATGAAGAAGTTCTTCTTAGAGCAGAAAATGATAAACAACAGGCCCTTCTTATGG CTCATCATGATCAACAAGCATTAATGGAGAAGCTCGAGGGCGTTTTGCGTGAAATGCAAGAGGAGAAGAGCAATGTGGAACGAGTTAAAAGGGAAGCTGCGTCGCGTGCAGAACAAGAGCGTAACAATACAAATCAATTGCGCGACGAGTTGAATCGTCTTAAAACAAAATTGGACGAGGCTAAATTAAAAGCTGACGAGGAGAAAATAAAGCTCGATCTAAAAATTGAAGAACTCGGGAAGGAACGTGAATCGGCGCAAAGGGAATCTGAAGAGTTGCAAGTTCAATTGCACATGACCGAAGATAGAGTCGATAGCTTGCAAAATCAGTTGCACGAAACAGTTAGAAAGCTTAAAGATg TCGAAAACCTTAACGAAACGTTACGCAAAGAATTGGTGGATGTTAGGAGACAGTTGGCTGACTCCACgtatgaaaaagaaaaatacaataacagtaacaaagaATTGCGCGAACATGTGAAACGTATCGAAAGTGAGAAAAGAGAACAGAGCAGGATATTAGAAGAATCGTATCAAAAAATTGCAG ATGCAGAGAGATCTCGTCTTCAATCGCAGCTTCGCGATGTGGAGCGAGAGATGTTGCAATTGCAAAAGCAGTTACGCTTCACTCAAGATGAACTACAAAAGTCTCATCAAAATAACCAGCAAGCACAAAGCGACGAAAAGGAATTGCAAGCACGACTGACGAACGAAACAGAAGAAAGAGAACGGTTACAGCTTCAGCTGCATCAAGTAAAGAAACAG CTAGTAGATGCAGATAACAGTCTGGAGGTGACGAGACAAGAACTTGGAAGACTACGTTCACGCTCTGATGAAGAGGATGAAAGGTGGAGAACCAGAGAACAAGAACTATTGGTCCGACTTGAGGATTGTCGGTGCCGCGAAAGAAAACTTGAGGATCAAAAACACAATTTAGAAGTTTGTTTGGCCGATGCCTCCCAGCAGATTCAAGAACTTAAG GCACGTCTTGGAGGATCCGAAGGACGTGTTAGAGCTTTAGATGCTCAATTATCGCAACTGGAAATTGCGAAAAAGGAGGTTGAGCAAAAGTTGAGTAGCGTAGGCTCTACTTTACGTCGTATCGCGGGTATTCAAATGGATGGAAGTGTTAACATGCCTTTTAAATTGATGAGTCCTTCGAGAAGATGGAGCCCAGCAAGAG TTCAAGACCACACTGACTCCAACAGGGATGTCATATTTGAGGTTGACCCTGAAGTTGTTAGAAAGGGTGTGCGATCTCTAATGCAACAAGTGgctcaaattgaacgcgaaagg GATGATTATAAAACTGAACTGAGTAACTTGAAGAAGCAGCTAACGGAAACTGAAGAAATTCAAAGTAAGTCAGACACCCAAATAAACATGCTATTAACTAATATCAGAATTCTACAAGACGAACGGAAGTCGTTGGAAGTAAAACTTTCTCAAAAACAAAGTGGTTACGAAATGCAG TTGAATGCATTGCAACAAAAGACGGAGGAATGCGAACAGTTGAGCGAGAAAGTCGCAAATCTGGAATTAATGATGAGCAGCAGTTCTGAAGAAAAGTCACAATTTGAA gagaaattagaaaaattgaagCATGTTTTAAATAGAACCGAAAACGACAAACGTAATTTGCAAGAAGAACTTAACAGAAGTGAATCCCGTGCTACGAAACTGGAATTGCAGAGAATGTCATTGGAAGGTGATCTCCAAAGATTGCAAATGATGTTCCAAGAAAAAGAAACACACATTCGT AAACTACAAGAACGAAATGAGACTCAGAGTCGGACCATGGCGAGTTTAGAAGAACGGTGTGCTTCGTTGAAGTCTACGATAGAACAAGTAAATCTTGCATTAGAAAAATCATCCAATACAGAAACGGAATTGAAGAACGACAATAATTCACTACAACGTCATGTTATGGAACTAACAACTTCTTTGCAGACTGCTAACGAAAAAGCTAAACAG TTGCAAAAACAAGTCACAAATACTGAGAACGAGCGTAGAATATTATCAGAACGCGTAGAATCCTTGCAACAGTCTTTGAGCGATCTAAAACGTACAAACCAGACGTTGACAGATCAAATTGCCCGTTTACAAAATGAATTAGCAAACAACGAAGTGCAACGTTGCACCTTAGAATCCCAATTAAGAGTGGTCAGTTATCCGCAAGAACAAACCACGAATAAAGACGAAGAATTATTACGGCAATTGCAAACAGCACAGAGAGAGAGAAGCGAAATGAGAGGAAAAGTGGATGCTCTCAGTGATAAG ATGAAATTGTTAGAAACAGATAAACGCAACTTAGAGCGTCAGTTGTCTTTGCTTAAATCGACCAGCGTCCGAAGCAAAAGTTACGAACGTCCTGAGAAAGCACACGCAGAATTATTGGGCACAAGCTTCGACATGGATCATTATGAACAAGAGAACAGAGAATTGAGATTGAAAGTCCGTAGATTAGAAACTCAGCTTGCAGAAAAGGAAGCTGAGCTTATAAGAGTGAAGTCGAGTTACGCTCATACTCATTCAATATACGATTTTAGTCGAGACAGAACAGGAGAAATTGAGAGATTTAGAGCCGCCCAATTGCAAGCTGAAAAATTGTTAGAGGCAAGAGAGCAGAGTCATCGCCAACAAGTCTTACGATTGGAAAATCAG ATTCAATTATTGCGGGAGCAACTTAATCAAGAGATCAAACGTCGACAATTGTACGTTTTGCGAAGCTCAAGAGCTGGGAGAGAAATGCAGCAATTGAGACAAGTATTAGGCGACTCATTGAGAACAGTAGCGCAGGATCCATCGTTAGATGCAGTATTATTGGAACACGAAGCTCGAAAGTTGGATTCTACTCTAACAAGTACTACCAGTTTACCGCCATCGTTAGCTTTACCTTCACCACCATCGTACGATAGATCTTCCACGCCAGCACAACTGAAATGA